In one uncultured Methanoregula sp. genomic region, the following are encoded:
- a CDS encoding DUF2124 domain-containing protein, producing MTHKETFHGVPGILRPFKEFVEKCGLKKGDQIVYYGVPGTCTPFVELLGFALRSLEPEQVFVPFVDESKAKKIVHADDVGMQARMGPVTLKPKVIVIMGGLSMPNVPVKAEQVKAVLEKHSGATVIGVCFMHMFEKAKWLDTVSFNCLIDANIDPVEVTTDT from the coding sequence ATGACTCACAAAGAAACATTCCACGGCGTCCCGGGCATCCTGCGCCCGTTCAAGGAGTTTGTTGAGAAATGCGGGTTGAAAAAAGGCGACCAGATCGTCTATTACGGGGTCCCGGGCACCTGCACCCCGTTTGTCGAACTTCTCGGGTTCGCCCTCCGCTCGCTTGAGCCCGAACAGGTCTTTGTCCCGTTCGTTGACGAGAGCAAGGCAAAAAAGATCGTCCATGCCGATGACGTTGGCATGCAGGCCCGCATGGGACCCGTGACACTGAAACCAAAAGTCATTGTCATCATGGGCGGGCTCTCGATGCCCAATGTGCCGGTTAAGGCAGAGCAGGTCAAGGCGGTTCTGGAAAAACATTCCGGTGCGACCGTCATCGGCGTCTGCTTCATGCACATGTTCGAAAAAGCCAAATGGCTGGACACGGTATCCTTCAACTGCCTGATCGATGCGAACATCGATCCGGTAGAAGTTACCACGGATACTTAA
- a CDS encoding peptidase C39 family protein, which produces MHAEPGSPIHLKIPFYRQHYDFTCGPASLMMAMKYLDENLRLGKGMEIDVWREATLGVVCGTSRYGLAYSAVTRGFSARVTSNTGGIDFARWCLSRLNDPEMQMLTDLFYERRARCRNLGVRERQERITGETISKSLFLNHVPLIITNSLFRSREDLPHWVTVTGIDDRWMYFNDPFDTRPKQSKAGLPALQGFIGYHGDQSMVEVWKE; this is translated from the coding sequence ATGCACGCTGAGCCAGGGTCACCAATCCACCTGAAGATTCCGTTTTACCGGCAGCATTATGACTTCACGTGCGGCCCCGCTTCACTGATGATGGCGATGAAGTACCTGGATGAAAACCTTCGCCTCGGGAAAGGTATGGAGATCGACGTGTGGAGGGAGGCGACCCTGGGAGTCGTATGCGGAACCAGCCGGTATGGGCTGGCGTACTCTGCGGTGACACGGGGTTTTTCTGCGAGAGTTACCAGCAATACCGGTGGAATTGATTTTGCCAGATGGTGTCTTTCGCGTCTCAACGATCCGGAGATGCAGATGCTCACTGACCTTTTTTACGAGAGAAGGGCCCGGTGCCGGAACCTGGGTGTCCGGGAAAGGCAGGAGAGAATCACTGGCGAAACGATCTCAAAATCCCTGTTTTTGAATCATGTTCCGCTGATAATTACAAATTCCCTGTTTCGCAGCAGGGAAGACCTGCCTCACTGGGTTACCGTGACCGGGATCGATGACCGGTGGATGTACTTCAACGATCCTTTCGATACGAGACCAAAACAGAGTAAAGCCGGGCTTCCTGCGCTGCAGGGATTCATCGGATACCATGGCGACCAGTCCATGGTCGAGGTCTGGAAAGAATAA
- a CDS encoding inorganic phosphate transporter: MIEATWELIVIIIGIALVFDFTNGFHDSANSISTVVSTKVLSPRNAVVFAAFFNFVAAFGFGVAVASTISKIIELTIVPAAVIPYIVLGALTGAIAWNLITWLFGLPTSSSHALIGGLAGAGIAAAGLAAIKWSTIELVVTFMILSPLIGLTCGFLFMALILNLTKKANKESAEGHFKRLQLCSAAAYSFSHGTNDAQKTMGIILPLLFSIGYFGASVDPNNLPMPLWVILASYTAIALGTLSGGWRIVRTMGYKITRLRPVHGFAAETAGAATILGASVAGIPVSTTHVICSSIMGVGTTMGSSTVKWGVARSIMFAWILTIPISALIGFVAFMVIRVFVGY; this comes from the coding sequence ATGATCGAAGCAACGTGGGAACTCATCGTAATCATCATAGGCATTGCGCTCGTTTTTGATTTCACGAACGGGTTCCATGACTCCGCGAATTCCATATCAACGGTGGTCTCCACAAAAGTCCTGTCCCCCCGGAACGCGGTAGTCTTTGCAGCCTTTTTTAATTTTGTTGCCGCGTTCGGCTTTGGTGTTGCTGTCGCAAGTACTATCAGCAAGATCATCGAGCTGACTATTGTGCCGGCCGCCGTGATCCCCTATATCGTGCTGGGAGCTCTCACCGGGGCAATTGCATGGAACCTGATCACGTGGCTTTTTGGTCTCCCGACCTCCTCTTCCCATGCTCTTATCGGAGGACTGGCCGGGGCGGGAATCGCTGCTGCCGGTCTTGCCGCAATCAAGTGGTCGACCATCGAACTGGTTGTCACCTTCATGATCCTGTCCCCCCTGATAGGCCTGACCTGCGGGTTCCTGTTCATGGCGCTTATCCTCAACCTTACAAAAAAAGCAAACAAGGAGTCGGCCGAAGGTCATTTCAAGCGGCTTCAGCTCTGCTCCGCTGCCGCGTACAGTTTTTCCCATGGTACTAACGATGCCCAGAAGACCATGGGGATCATCCTGCCGCTCCTCTTCTCGATTGGGTACTTCGGTGCGAGCGTGGATCCCAACAACCTGCCAATGCCCCTGTGGGTTATTCTCGCTTCATACACTGCCATCGCACTTGGGACTCTCTCGGGGGGATGGCGCATCGTCAGGACTATGGGTTACAAGATAACAAGGCTCCGGCCGGTGCACGGGTTTGCTGCAGAGACGGCCGGTGCTGCTACCATCCTTGGGGCATCGGTTGCAGGTATCCCGGTAAGCACGACCCATGTCATCTGTTCGTCCATCATGGGCGTAGGGACCACGATGGGCTCAAGCACGGTCAAGTGGGGCGTTGCCCGGAGTATCATGTTTGCATGGATCCTCACGATTCCCATCAGTGCACTCATCGGGTTTGTTGCGTTTATGGTGATCCGGGTATTTGTAGGATACTGA
- a CDS encoding DUF47 family protein produces the protein MGLRELLIPQDKVFFDLFEKQAAVNKEAAWQLVALTEEFTNVKEKRHQIELLEHKGDIITHDIYDQLNRTFITPLDPEEISRLASALDEVLDYIDGATEKMYYYGIVGTDAHMVELAKLIHMSTVEIESAVKGIRSIKDPRYIEERCIEVNRLENLADDVLAHAVTDLFKTTDAITIIKLKDIYEHLETATDYCEDVANVLSDIAIRHS, from the coding sequence ATGGGTTTACGGGAGTTGCTGATACCCCAGGATAAGGTTTTTTTTGATCTTTTCGAGAAGCAGGCAGCAGTCAACAAGGAGGCGGCATGGCAGCTCGTTGCGCTGACCGAGGAGTTCACGAACGTCAAGGAGAAACGCCACCAGATCGAGCTGCTGGAGCACAAAGGGGATATAATCACCCACGATATCTACGACCAGCTCAACCGGACGTTCATCACGCCGCTGGACCCGGAAGAGATCTCGCGGCTCGCCTCAGCCCTTGACGAGGTCCTGGATTATATCGATGGCGCTACCGAGAAGATGTACTATTACGGGATTGTCGGCACGGATGCCCACATGGTCGAGCTCGCCAAGCTTATCCACATGTCAACTGTAGAGATCGAGAGCGCAGTCAAGGGGATCCGGTCGATCAAGGATCCAAGATACATCGAGGAGCGCTGCATCGAGGTCAACCGGCTGGAGAACCTTGCTGATGATGTGCTTGCCCATGCGGTCACGGATCTCTTTAAGACAACAGACGCTATTACGATCATCAAGCTCAAGGACATCTACGAGCACCTTGAAACGGCTACGGACTATTGCGAGGATGTGGCAAACGTGCTCTCCGATATCGCGATCCGGCACTCATGA
- a CDS encoding inorganic phosphate transporter, with amino-acid sequence MTGMDPLILFGVLLALALNFVNGLNDASHSIATVVATKALPPIRAVLYTAVCNLIGPFLFTTAVAATIGTAIVSQSGLTPLSIVVAMGAAIILVFVATRAGIPLSSSHAMVGGLLGAGIAVGGLAVVILPGWDTCVQVIVYGFIGAVTGAVILGLFSAWFREDVRFGLELGAICGAALIIPALMLLGVIKLSGLLAIVLFIFISPILGIVGAFLFDILISHAFRHSRQNHMKRIFQPLHVLASLVQATAHGANDGQHAVGIITALLVSSGILLTFAVPTWVLLSSAIAIGLGTCFGGWQVVDKMAKDITKIRTYQGFCAATVSSAILVTVTEKGIPVSSTHAINGSIIGVGATRGKNAVQWRVVKEMMEAWVITIPIALVVSFVGYFIVAFLLSLL; translated from the coding sequence ATGACCGGCATGGACCCGCTCATCCTCTTTGGTGTCCTCCTTGCGCTCGCCCTCAACTTCGTCAACGGGCTCAACGATGCCTCGCATTCCATTGCAACCGTGGTTGCCACAAAAGCCCTCCCGCCCATCCGGGCCGTTCTCTACACCGCGGTCTGCAATCTTATCGGCCCGTTCCTCTTCACTACGGCAGTAGCAGCCACCATCGGTACGGCGATCGTCAGCCAGAGCGGCCTTACCCCGCTCTCGATCGTCGTTGCCATGGGAGCGGCCATTATCCTCGTCTTCGTTGCCACCCGGGCAGGCATCCCGCTCTCGAGCAGTCACGCGATGGTGGGGGGTCTCCTCGGGGCCGGTATCGCTGTCGGGGGTCTTGCTGTCGTCATCCTGCCGGGGTGGGACACGTGCGTCCAGGTCATCGTGTACGGTTTTATCGGTGCAGTCACCGGTGCGGTCATTCTCGGTCTTTTCTCGGCATGGTTCCGGGAGGACGTCCGGTTCGGCCTGGAACTCGGCGCCATCTGCGGGGCGGCCCTTATCATACCGGCCCTCATGCTCCTTGGGGTCATCAAGTTGTCCGGCCTGCTTGCGATCGTGCTCTTCATTTTCATCTCTCCCATCCTTGGCATTGTCGGGGCCTTTCTCTTCGATATCCTCATATCCCATGCGTTCAGGCACTCCCGCCAGAACCATATGAAACGGATCTTCCAGCCGCTCCACGTGCTCGCAAGCCTTGTCCAGGCCACGGCCCACGGGGCAAATGACGGGCAGCACGCGGTCGGTATCATCACGGCACTCCTCGTCTCCTCGGGCATCCTCCTCACGTTTGCGGTCCCGACCTGGGTCCTCCTCTCTTCCGCCATCGCGATCGGTCTTGGCACCTGTTTTGGCGGGTGGCAGGTGGTCGACAAGATGGCAAAGGACATCACCAAGATCCGCACGTACCAGGGATTCTGTGCAGCTACCGTGAGCAGCGCTATCCTCGTTACGGTCACCGAGAAGGGTATCCCGGTCTCCTCCACCCATGCCATAAACGGGTCGATCATCGGTGTCGGGGCAACGCGGGGGAAAAATGCCGTGCAGTGGCGGGTTGTCAAGGAGATGATGGAGGCCTGGGTCATCACCATCCCGATTGCTCTCGTCGTCTCCTTTGTCGGGTATTTTATCGTGGCGTTTCTGCTCAGCCTGCTCTAG